A genome region from Campylobacterota bacterium includes the following:
- the queF gene encoding preQ(1) synthase produces MKYGEQIVENFDVEKDFEIWPNQHERDYVIKVTLPEFTCLCPRSGYPDFATIYVEYTPDKWVAELKAIKLYINSFRNRHISHENSANEIYSVFEQKIAPKRLKVVADFYPRGNVHTVVEIDSEKIVKGK; encoded by the coding sequence ATGAAATACGGAGAACAGATCGTCGAAAATTTCGACGTGGAAAAAGATTTTGAAATTTGGCCCAATCAGCACGAACGCGACTACGTAATCAAAGTGACGCTACCCGAGTTCACCTGTCTGTGCCCCCGCAGCGGATACCCCGATTTTGCGACGATTTACGTCGAATACACGCCGGACAAATGGGTGGCGGAACTCAAAGCCATCAAACTCTACATTAATTCGTTCAGAAACCGCCATATTTCGCACGAAAACAGCGCAAACGAGATCTACAGCGTCTTCGAGCAGAAAATCGCTCCCAAGCGCTTGAAAGTGGTTGCCGACTTCTATCCGCGCGGAAACGTCCATACGGTGGTCGAGATCGACAGCGAAAAAATCGTCAAAGGGAAGTAA